One genomic segment of Deinococcus sp. HSC-46F16 includes these proteins:
- a CDS encoding crossover junction endodeoxyribonuclease RuvC — protein MIVLGVDPGLANLGLGLVEGDVRKARHLHHVCLTTESAWLMPRRLQYLHSEVSRLLAEYRPDAVAIEDQILRRQADVAFKVGQAFGVVQLACAQAGVPIHAYGPMQVKRSLVGTGRADKEQIIYMVKATLGVRELFNNHAADALALALTHLAHQPMQAAAKRLVRA, from the coding sequence ATGATCGTGCTTGGGGTAGACCCTGGACTGGCGAATCTGGGTCTGGGACTGGTGGAAGGGGATGTGCGCAAGGCCCGTCACCTGCACCACGTCTGCCTGACCACCGAGAGCGCTTGGCTCATGCCCCGCCGCCTGCAATACCTGCACAGCGAGGTCTCCCGCCTGCTGGCCGAGTACCGGCCCGATGCCGTCGCCATCGAGGACCAGATTCTGCGCCGTCAGGCCGACGTGGCCTTTAAGGTGGGGCAGGCCTTTGGCGTGGTGCAGCTTGCCTGCGCCCAGGCGGGCGTGCCCATTCACGCCTACGGTCCCATGCAGGTCAAGCGCTCGCTGGTGGGCACCGGCCGCGCGGACAAGGAGCAGATCATCTATATGGTCAAGGCCACCCTGGGCGTCCGCGAGTTGTTCAACAACCACGCGGCGGATGCGCTGGCACTGGCGCTCACCCACCTGGCCCATCAGCCCATGCAGGCGGCGGCCAAGCGGCTGGTGCGGGCCTAA
- a CDS encoding PrsW family intramembrane metalloprotease yields MPLLWPLLVSLLLSAGWLWFFVRRDRHPEPAWLLARTFGWGMVAWGVSAAFGGTFKHFPAALGLLTPLLVLLLTALVEESSKFLAAITATTEHEFDEPMDGLVYAVTAALGFAFVENVTYSLGFGTSALAWHAPLTTLVHALFSAPQGYALGGRHLQGGRWWRSRGLLLSITLHFVFNGLLTGAGGWPQLLALSAVLCLMALLAGRYYRHFEAHARDNPQAP; encoded by the coding sequence ATGCCGCTGCTGTGGCCTCTGCTGGTTTCGCTGCTCCTATCGGCGGGATGGCTGTGGTTTTTTGTGCGGCGCGACCGCCACCCGGAGCCTGCCTGGCTGCTGGCCCGGACCTTCGGGTGGGGGATGGTGGCCTGGGGCGTTTCAGCGGCGTTCGGCGGAACCTTCAAGCATTTCCCGGCCGCGCTGGGCCTGCTGACCCCGCTGCTCGTTTTGCTCCTGACCGCCCTCGTCGAGGAGAGCAGCAAGTTCCTGGCCGCCATCACCGCGACCACCGAGCACGAGTTCGACGAGCCGATGGACGGTCTGGTCTACGCCGTCACGGCGGCCCTGGGCTTCGCCTTCGTGGAGAACGTGACCTACTCGCTGGGCTTCGGCACTTCGGCCCTGGCCTGGCACGCGCCGCTCACCACGCTGGTTCATGCCCTGTTCAGTGCGCCTCAGGGCTACGCGTTGGGGGGGCGCCATTTGCAGGGCGGACGCTGGTGGCGTTCGCGCGGACTGCTCCTGAGCATCACGCTGCATTTCGTCTTCAACGGACTGCTGACAGGGGCGGGAGGCTGGCCGCAGCTTCTCGCGCTGAGCGCCGTACTGTGCCTGATGGCACTTCTCGCGGGCCGCTACTACCGGCACTTCGAGGCCCACGCCCGCGACAACCCTCAGGCTCCCTGA